The Desulfovibrio desulfuricans DSM 642 genome contains a region encoding:
- a CDS encoding NUDIX hydrolase, with protein MKISLYPSLGNTPDLQEVVDHNNIPLCIMRGEDILRQNLRHRAVGLLVRDRLGRALLTHRPGLGWGFSSFGRLPAGQSSERKAQELFKNDWNHEGRILPLGVSPPGPDNFNAFVALYEGRMPTSLAATAVRDPDQHMLVDYDELRGLGVHFGELLSPFLRQAVQAGLVRPR; from the coding sequence ATGAAAATCAGCCTTTATCCTTCATTAGGCAACACTCCTGACTTGCAGGAGGTTGTGGACCACAACAACATACCGCTGTGCATCATGCGCGGCGAGGACATACTGCGGCAGAACCTGCGCCACCGGGCAGTGGGCCTGCTTGTGCGCGACCGGCTTGGGCGCGCCCTGCTGACGCACCGCCCTGGCCTTGGCTGGGGATTTTCGTCCTTCGGGCGACTGCCCGCCGGGCAATCAAGCGAGCGTAAGGCGCAGGAACTGTTTAAAAACGACTGGAACCACGAAGGGCGCATACTGCCGCTCGGCGTTTCCCCGCCGGGGCCGGACAATTTCAACGCCTTTGTGGCGCTGTATGAAGGCCGCATGCCCACCTCGCTGGCTGCCACCGCCGTGCGTGACCCGGATCAGCACATGCTGGTCGATTATGACGAACTGCGAGGCCTAGGCGTACATTTTGGCGAACTGCTTTCGCCCTTTTTGCGGCAGGCGGTGCAGGCTGGCCTTGTGCGCCCGCGCTGA
- the rimI gene encoding ribosomal protein S18-alanine N-acetyltransferase, translated as MNASTVRDERLQMLGPQHAAAMYEIERQCFPLPWSEEQCAAAFGQKAFSALGMFRHEALIGYISVYHTLDELEILNLAVLPDQRRRGYGRRILGVVLRLARKMAIHKILLEVRVGNRPAICLYESCGFKREGVRKKYYTDTGEDALIYLCSI; from the coding sequence ATGAATGCTTCCACAGTGCGGGACGAACGCCTTCAGATGCTTGGGCCGCAGCATGCCGCCGCCATGTACGAGATTGAGCGCCAGTGCTTTCCCCTGCCCTGGTCAGAAGAGCAGTGCGCTGCCGCCTTTGGGCAAAAGGCTTTTTCGGCACTGGGAATGTTTCGGCATGAGGCGCTGATTGGCTATATATCAGTGTATCACACGCTGGATGAACTGGAAATACTCAATCTTGCAGTTTTGCCGGATCAACGTCGCAGAGGCTACGGGCGGCGTATATTGGGCGTGGTCTTGCGCCTTGCGCGTAAAATGGCTATACACAAAATCTTGCTTGAAGTCAGAGTGGGCAACAGGCCCGCTATTTGTCTGTATGAGAGTTGCGGCTTCAAGCGAGAGGGCGTGCGCAAAAAGTATTATACCGATACTGGCGAAGACGCGCTCATTTATCTTTGTTCCATATGA
- the tpiA gene encoding triose-phosphate isomerase, producing MQKIFAANWKMYKTRAQAAQSASDLAKGLGNMPAGQDVVVFAPFTSINCVADAFKGIAALSAGAQNCYPAEEGAFTGETSPAMLLDAGARWVLTGHSERRHIMGEDDALVARKTIFALEHGLKVLFCIGETLDEREAGKLSAVLERQLAAVFSAMPESLRGAALVGKLAIGYEPVWAIGTGKVAGPEEVLDAHAVTRALLKKLVGETADKLPILYGGSVKPNNAAGLMALDNVDGLLVGGASLEAQSFLQIIGA from the coding sequence ATGCAAAAAATATTTGCCGCCAACTGGAAGATGTATAAAACCCGCGCTCAGGCAGCCCAAAGCGCAAGCGATCTGGCCAAAGGCCTCGGGAATATGCCTGCGGGGCAGGATGTGGTTGTTTTTGCACCCTTTACGTCCATAAACTGCGTGGCGGACGCCTTTAAGGGCATTGCGGCGCTTTCGGCGGGCGCGCAGAATTGCTATCCTGCTGAGGAAGGGGCCTTTACGGGCGAAACTTCGCCCGCCATGCTGCTTGACGCTGGCGCAAGATGGGTGCTGACCGGGCATTCCGAACGGCGGCACATCATGGGCGAAGACGATGCCCTCGTGGCCCGCAAAACAATTTTTGCCCTTGAGCACGGCCTCAAGGTGCTGTTCTGCATTGGCGAAACCCTTGACGAGCGCGAAGCTGGCAAGCTGAGCGCCGTGCTCGAGCGCCAGCTTGCCGCTGTTTTCTCGGCCATGCCCGAGAGCCTGCGCGGCGCTGCCCTTGTGGGCAAGCTCGCCATTGGCTACGAGCCTGTGTGGGCCATTGGCACGGGCAAGGTTGCCGGGCCGGAAGAAGTGCTTGATGCCCACGCCGTCACGCGGGCCTTGCTGAAAAAACTTGTGGGTGAAACCGCAGACAAGCTGCCCATTCTTTATGGTGGCAGCGTTAAGCCAAACAATGCCGCAGGGCTTATGGCCCTTGACAATGTGGATGGCCTTCTGGTAGGTGGAGCGTCTTTAGAAGCGCAAAGCTTCTTACAAATTATCGGGGCCTAA
- a CDS encoding inositol monophosphatase family protein: MFASQDILQGCLEIVRQSGDIVREHWAKPSNVRHKGRIDLVTQTDLAVEAFLKEKLANLVPGAAFMAEESSESEKEPDGLCWIIDPVDGTTNFVHRIPQVATSVALWNKDHVELGVVSIPMMNECFSAQRGQGAYLNGAPISVSKAETLGDALVATGFPYDFTGRIDRILERLSLVLPKSQGLRRIGAAAVDMAYVACGRLDMFYEEGLKPWDFAAGLLLVEEAGGRVTNLRGEALHFGDVLMASNGLVHQESVDLLGPTAV, translated from the coding sequence ATGTTTGCATCACAGGATATTTTGCAGGGATGTCTGGAAATTGTGCGCCAGAGCGGCGACATCGTGCGCGAGCACTGGGCAAAGCCCAGCAACGTGCGCCACAAGGGCCGCATTGATCTGGTCACGCAGACGGACCTGGCGGTGGAAGCCTTTTTGAAGGAAAAACTGGCAAACCTTGTGCCCGGCGCCGCCTTTATGGCGGAAGAAAGCAGCGAGAGCGAGAAGGAACCGGACGGCCTGTGCTGGATCATTGACCCGGTGGACGGCACCACCAATTTTGTGCACCGCATCCCGCAGGTTGCTACCTCGGTAGCGCTGTGGAACAAGGATCATGTGGAGCTTGGCGTGGTCAGCATTCCCATGATGAACGAATGCTTCAGCGCGCAGCGCGGGCAGGGCGCGTACCTCAACGGCGCGCCCATAAGCGTGAGCAAGGCGGAAACCCTTGGAGATGCGCTGGTGGCCACCGGCTTTCCTTATGACTTTACCGGGCGGATCGACAGAATACTGGAACGCCTTTCCCTTGTGCTGCCCAAAAGCCAGGGCTTGCGCCGCATAGGCGCGGCGGCGGTAGATATGGCCTATGTGGCCTGCGGCAGGCTGGATATGTTTTATGAAGAAGGCCTGAAGCCCTGGGATTTTGCCGCTGGCCTGCTGCTGGTGGAAGAAGCCGGGGGCAGGGTGACCAATTTGCGCGGCGAGGCCCTGCATTTTGGTGATGTGCTCATGGCATCCAACGGGCTGGTGCATCAGGAGTCTGTTGATCTGCTTGGCCCCACGGCCGTATAA